A genomic region of Staphylococcus roterodami contains the following coding sequences:
- the manA gene encoding mannose-6-phosphate isomerase, class I, which yields MALFLQPVFKDRIWGGHALKSFNYDIPNNTTGECWAISAHPNGPNTIMNGPYQGMSLDQLWMQHRELFNNDSRDSFPLLTKVLDANDKLSVQVHPDDDYALKHEGELGKTECWYILDAVPDAEIIYGIQAQTKGELIEMIDNHEFDRLFKRIPVKPGDFYYVPAGTVHAIGSGILILETQQSSDTTYRIYDYDRRDQNGQLRDLHLEQSKDVIQLDNHNPNTTPITTKIETHTVTRFVDNNFFAVYKWDIHGQLNFTKPYPYCLVTIIEGNGTLTIDQTHFDIQKGTSFILTTEDTNIHLNGEMSAIISHPS from the coding sequence ATGGCTTTATTTTTACAACCCGTGTTTAAAGACAGAATTTGGGGTGGTCATGCGTTAAAATCTTTTAACTATGATATTCCTAATAACACTACTGGTGAATGCTGGGCAATCTCTGCTCATCCAAATGGGCCTAACACAATAATGAATGGTCCTTATCAAGGCATGTCCCTTGATCAACTTTGGATGCAACATCGTGAATTGTTCAACAACGATTCACGAGACAGCTTTCCATTGTTAACTAAAGTGTTAGATGCTAATGATAAATTATCGGTACAAGTTCATCCTGACGATGATTATGCTTTAAAACATGAAGGTGAACTCGGTAAAACAGAATGCTGGTATATTTTAGATGCAGTTCCTGACGCTGAGATTATATACGGTATTCAGGCACAAACTAAAGGTGAGCTAATTGAGATGATTGACAACCATGAATTCGATCGTCTTTTTAAACGAATTCCTGTCAAACCCGGTGACTTTTATTATGTCCCTGCAGGTACCGTTCATGCTATCGGTTCAGGTATTTTAATATTAGAAACACAACAATCATCTGATACAACATATCGCATTTACGACTATGACCGACGTGATCAAAATGGGCAGTTGCGTGACTTACATTTGGAACAAAGTAAAGATGTCATTCAATTAGACAATCATAATCCAAATACTACACCAATAACGACTAAAATCGAGACACATACCGTAACACGTTTTGTAGATAACAACTTTTTTGCGGTTTATAAATGGGACATTCACGGTCAATTAAACTTCACTAAACCATATCCGTATTGTTTAGTTACAATTATTGAAGGTAATGGAACATTAACTATAGACCAAACTCATTTTGATATTCAAAAAGGTACCAGCTTTATTTTAACAACTGAAGATACAAATATTCATTTGAACGGTGAAATGAGTGCCATTATTAGCCATCCAAGCTAA
- a CDS encoding YhgE/Pip domain-containing protein: MKNAFKLFRMDLKKVAKTPAVWIILAGLAILPSFYAWFNLWAMWDPYGNTGHIKVAVVNEDKGDTIRGKKVNVGNTMVNSLKKNKSFDWQFVSREKADHEIKMGKYFAGIYIPSKFTHEITGTLRKQPQKADVEFKVNQKINAVASKLTDTGSSVVVEKANEQFNKTVTRALLEEANKAGLTIEENVPTINKIKNAVYSADKALPKINDFASKIVYLNNHQTDLDKYANDFRDIGKYKGDILDAQKKLNEVNSAIPQLNEKAKLILALNSYMPKIEKALNFAANDVPAQFPKINQGLDIASQGIDQANGQLNDAKGFVTQVRGRVGDYQEAIRRAQDLNRRNQQQLPQNNAANNATLNGAPAISNQTETTPNNNNASSNNATANTTPNGNNTPVATAPQSTNVKKDGQSVADIKTTQVSTASENSPSITDKDIKSMDAALTESLLSLSNNLDTQAKAAQKDTQSLRNIAYGILASNNPSEFKESLDNVKSRLEYTTQYNQQFIDILKELEKNENVDLSKEIEKVNKTNNQVNAELRLVNQLSNALKNGSSGTAEATKVLDNLSKLDSSLSSLRDYIKKDLNNTLVSLSKRIMDELNKGQTALSNVQAKLNTIDQVITSGQSILKSGKKRVDQLQSVLPSIEQQYTNAIKAAQANFPTVKSDVAKAANFVRNDLPQLEQRLTNATASVNKNLPTLLNGYDQAVGLLNKNQPQAKKALSDLADFAQNKLPDVEKDLKKANKIFKKLDKEDAVDKLIDTLKNDLKKQAGIIANPINKKTVDVFPVKDYGSGMTPFYTALSVWVGALLMVSLLTVDNKHKSLEPVLTTRQIFLGKAGFFIMLGMIQALIVSVGDLFILKAGVESPVLFVLITIFCSIIFNSIVYTCVSLLGNPGKAIAIVLLVLQIAGGGGTFPIQTTPQFFQNISPYLPFTYAIDSLRETVGGIVPEILITKLIILTLFGIGFFVVGLILKPVTDPMMKRVSEKVDQSNVTE; the protein is encoded by the coding sequence ATGAAGAACGCATTTAAATTATTTAGAATGGATCTGAAAAAAGTAGCTAAAACACCAGCAGTGTGGATTATCTTAGCAGGACTAGCTATTTTACCATCATTTTACGCGTGGTTTAACTTATGGGCAATGTGGGATCCATATGGTAATACCGGACACATAAAAGTCGCAGTTGTTAATGAAGATAAAGGCGACACAATCAGGGGGAAGAAAGTCAACGTTGGTAATACAATGGTTAATTCCCTCAAGAAAAACAAAAGTTTTGATTGGCAGTTTGTTAGTAGAGAAAAAGCTGACCATGAGATAAAAATGGGGAAATATTTTGCAGGTATTTATATCCCATCTAAATTCACACATGAAATTACGGGAACCTTACGAAAACAACCTCAAAAAGCAGACGTTGAATTTAAAGTGAATCAAAAGATTAATGCGGTTGCATCAAAATTAACTGACACTGGATCGTCAGTTGTTGTTGAAAAAGCAAATGAGCAATTTAATAAAACGGTAACACGTGCATTATTAGAAGAAGCGAATAAAGCTGGATTAACAATTGAAGAAAATGTACCGACGATTAATAAAATAAAAAATGCTGTATATTCTGCAGATAAAGCATTACCTAAAATAAATGATTTTGCGAGTAAAATCGTGTATTTAAATAATCATCAAACTGACTTAGATAAATATGCTAATGACTTTAGAGATATAGGTAAGTATAAAGGTGACATTTTAGATGCTCAGAAAAAATTAAACGAAGTCAATTCGGCTATTCCGCAACTTAATGAAAAAGCCAAATTAATTTTAGCGTTAAATAGCTATATGCCGAAAATTGAAAAAGCATTAAACTTTGCTGCTAACGATGTACCAGCTCAGTTCCCTAAAATTAATCAAGGGTTGGATATTGCAAGTCAAGGTATTGATCAAGCCAATGGACAGTTAAATGATGCGAAAGGCTTTGTCACACAAGTAAGAGGTAGAGTTGGTGATTATCAAGAAGCTATTCGACGCGCACAAGATTTAAATCGCAGAAATCAACAGCAGTTACCTCAAAACAATGCAGCTAATAATGCGACATTAAATGGTGCGCCTGCAATTAGTAATCAAACAGAAACAACACCTAATAACAATAATGCATCGAGTAACAATGCTACAGCAAATACGACGCCAAATGGCAATAATACGCCTGTTGCGACTGCGCCACAAAGTACTAACGTGAAAAAGGATGGGCAAAGTGTAGCAGATATAAAAACAACACAAGTGAGTACAGCTAGCGAGAACTCACCAAGTATTACTGATAAAGACATTAAATCGATGGATGCGGCATTAACAGAATCGCTATTATCGTTATCAAATAACTTAGATACACAAGCTAAAGCGGCTCAAAAAGATACGCAATCATTGCGAAATATTGCATATGGTATTTTAGCTTCTAACAATCCATCCGAGTTTAAAGAGTCGCTTGATAATGTAAAGTCTCGTTTAGAGTACACTACGCAATATAATCAGCAATTTATCGATATATTAAAAGAATTAGAGAAGAATGAAAATGTTGATCTTTCAAAAGAAATTGAAAAGGTTAATAAAACTAATAATCAAGTTAATGCAGAGTTAAGATTGGTTAATCAGTTGAGTAATGCTCTAAAAAATGGTAGTTCAGGTACAGCAGAAGCGACAAAAGTATTAGATAATTTATCAAAACTAGACTCATCGTTGTCGTCATTAAGAGACTATATTAAAAAGGATCTTAATAATACTTTGGTTTCATTATCTAAACGTATCATGGATGAATTAAATAAAGGACAAACTGCTTTATCAAATGTACAAGCTAAATTAAATACAATTGACCAAGTTATTACTAGTGGACAGTCTATTTTAAAAAGCGGTAAAAAGCGTGTTGATCAGTTACAATCTGTATTGCCGAGTATTGAACAACAATACACCAATGCGATTAAAGCAGCACAAGCGAATTTCCCAACTGTGAAAAGTGATGTAGCAAAAGCGGCTAATTTTGTACGTAATGATTTACCACAGTTGGAACAACGATTAACAAATGCAACTGCAAGTGTAAATAAGAATTTGCCAACCTTATTGAATGGCTATGACCAAGCCGTGGGATTATTAAATAAAAATCAACCTCAAGCTAAAAAGGCGTTATCAGATTTAGCTGATTTTGCACAAAATAAATTGCCTGATGTTGAAAAAGATTTGAAAAAAGCGAATAAAATTTTCAAAAAGTTAGACAAAGAAGATGCGGTTGATAAGTTAATCGACACGCTTAAAAATGATTTGAAAAAGCAAGCGGGCATTATTGCAAACCCAATTAATAAGAAGACTGTTGATGTTTTCCCAGTTAAGGATTATGGTTCTGGTATGACGCCATTTTATACTGCCTTGTCAGTATGGGTTGGTGCACTCTTAATGGTAAGTTTATTAACAGTTGATAATAAACATAAGAGTTTAGAGCCAGTCTTAACTACACGCCAAATATTTTTAGGTAAAGCAGGATTCTTCATCATGCTTGGTATGATTCAAGCACTAATTGTTTCAGTTGGAGACTTGTTTATTCTAAAAGCGGGGGTTGAATCACCTGTATTATTTGTACTAATAACGATTTTCTGTTCAATTATTTTCAACTCAATCGTATATACGTGCGTATCATTACTTGGTAACCCAGGTAAGGCTATTGCAATCGTATTACTCGTATTACAAATTGCAGGTGGCGGTGGAACATTCCCAATTCAAACAACACCACAATTTTTCCAAAATATTTCACCATATCTACCATTTACGTATGCGATTGATTCTTTACGTGAGACGGTAGGAGGCATTGTTCCAGAAATATTAATTACAAAATTAATTATTTTAACGTTATTTGGTATAGGTTTCTTCGTTGTAGGGTTAATTTTAAAACCTGTAACAGATCCAATGATGAAACGCGTATCAGAAAAAGTCGATCAAAGTAACGTAACAGAATAA
- a CDS encoding amidase domain-containing protein: MPKNKVLIYLLSTTLVLPTLVSPTAYADTPKNDTTAKTTTTHDSKKSNDVETSKDSTSKNTDADKAEAKQSDNNNTSKHDTSDSKDKKLEDSNSNSDNIIDFIYKNLPQSNFNQLFNKNKYDDNFSLTTLIQNLFNLKSDVSDYEQPRNNESTSDDSNKNSDSSAKNEPASKSSKQDKVDSKKATTTNDGKQGTSNKQADSQKSNQSNDKPTNDNNANQKSSSTNDQSMSDSALDSILDQYSEDAKKTQKDYASQSKKEKDAKPKTSNPQLPSKDDLKHKSKPAQSFNKDVNKNDTRATSLFETDPNASNNSDTGQFNVVDSKDTRKFVKSIAEDAHRIGQDNDIYASVMIAQAILESDSGRSALAKSPNHNLFGIKGAFEGNSVSFNTLEADGNQLYSINAGFRKYPSTKESLKDYSNLIKKGIDGNADIYKPTWKSEADSYKDATAHLSKTYATDPNYAKKLNSIIKHYQLAKFDDERMPDLDKYERSINDDDSSSDEFKPFREVSDSMPYPHGQCTWYVYNRMKQFGSSISGDLGDAHNWNNRAEYRDYQVSHTPKRHSAVVFEAGQFGADQQYGHVAFVEKVNSDGSIVISESNVKGLGIISYRTINAEAAEELSYITGK, translated from the coding sequence ATGCCTAAAAATAAAGTTTTAATATATTTGCTATCAACTACGCTCGTATTACCTACTTTAGTTTCCCCTACCGCTTATGCTGACACACCAAAAAATGATACTACAGCTAAGACAACGACAACTCATGATTCGAAAAAATCTAATGATGTTGAAACTTCAAAGGATTCTACAAGTAAAAATACTGATGCTGATAAAGCCGAAGCAAAACAATCTGACAATAATAACACAAGCAAACACGACACTAGTGATTCAAAAGATAAGAAATTAGAGGATAGTAATTCAAATTCAGATAACATCATAGATTTTATTTATAAAAATTTGCCTCAATCGAACTTTAATCAATTATTTAATAAAAACAAATATGATGACAATTTTTCATTAACGACTTTAATCCAAAATTTATTCAATTTGAAGTCGGATGTTTCTGACTATGAACAACCTCGTAATAATGAAAGTACATCTGATGATTCAAATAAAAACAGTGATAGCTCAGCTAAAAATGAACCTGCCTCTAAATCTTCAAAACAAGATAAAGTGGACAGTAAAAAAGCCACTACAACGAATGATGGAAAGCAAGGTACATCAAATAAGCAAGCAGATTCACAAAAGTCAAATCAATCGAATGACAAGCCGACTAACGACAATAATGCGAATCAGAAATCTTCATCAACAAATGATCAATCTATGTCAGATTCGGCATTAGACTCTATTTTAGATCAGTACAGTGAAGATGCTAAAAAAACTCAAAAGGATTATGCATCACAATCAAAAAAAGAAAAAGATGCAAAACCTAAAACGTCTAATCCACAGTTACCATCGAAAGATGATTTGAAGCATAAATCTAAACCAGCACAATCATTTAACAAAGACGTTAATAAAAATGATACACGTGCAACGTCTTTATTTGAAACGGATCCAAATGCATCTAATAACAGTGACACAGGTCAATTTAATGTTGTTGACTCTAAAGACACACGTAAATTTGTAAAATCAATCGCCGAAGACGCACACCGTATAGGTCAAGATAATGATATCTATGCGTCTGTGATGATTGCCCAAGCAATCTTAGAATCTGATTCAGGTCGCAGTGCTTTAGCTAAATCACCAAATCATAACTTATTTGGTATTAAAGGTGCTTTTGAAGGTAACTCAGTTTCATTTAATACATTAGAAGCTGATGGAAACCAATTATATAGTATTAATGCTGGATTTAGAAAATATCCAAGTACTAAAGAATCGCTAAAAGATTACTCTAACCTTATTAAAAAAGGTATTGATGGAAATGCAGATATCTATAAACCAACTTGGAAATCAGAAGCTGATTCATATAAAGATGCCACAGCACACCTATCAAAAACATATGCAACAGATCCAAATTATGCTAAAAAATTAAACAGCATTATTAAACACTATCAATTGGCTAAGTTTGACGACGAACGTATGCCTGATTTAGATAAGTATGAACGTTCTATTAATGATGATGATAGTTCATCAGATGAATTCAAACCATTCCGCGAAGTGTCTGACAGCATGCCATATCCACATGGTCAATGTACATGGTATGTATATAACCGTATGAAACAATTCGGTTCATCTATCTCAGGAGATTTAGGAGATGCACATAATTGGAATAACCGTGCTGAATATCGTGATTATCAAGTAAGCCATACGCCTAAACGTCATTCTGCTGTAGTATTCGAAGCAGGACAATTTGGTGCAGATCAACAATACGGTCATGTTGCGTTCGTTGAGAAAGTTAACAGTGATGGTTCTATCGTTATTTCAGAATCAAATGTTAAAGGCTTAGGAATCATATCTTATCGAACAATTAACGCAGAAGCAGCCGAAGAGTTGTCATATATTACTGGTAAATAA
- a CDS encoding cysteine hydrolase yields MSRKTALLVLDMQEGIASSVPRINNIIKANQRAIEAARQHRIPVIFIRLVLDKNFNDVSSSNKVFSTIKAQGYAITETDASTRILEALEPLEDEPIISKRRFSAFTGSYLEVFLRANDINHLVLTGVSTSGAVLSTALESVDKDYYITILEDAVGDRSDDKHDFIIEQILTRSCDIESVESWKSSLS; encoded by the coding sequence ATGTCTCGAAAAACCGCGTTATTAGTTTTGGATATGCAAGAAGGTATAGCAAGTAGTGTACCTAGAATTAATAATATTATTAAAGCGAATCAACGAGCGATTGAAGCAGCACGACAACACCGAATACCTGTTATTTTCATACGTTTAGTATTAGATAAAAATTTTAATGACGTCTCATCGAGTAATAAAGTATTTTCAACGATTAAAGCACAAGGTTATGCAATTACTGAAACAGATGCGTCAACACGAATTCTTGAAGCATTGGAACCATTGGAAGATGAACCTATTATTTCAAAACGACGTTTCAGTGCCTTTACAGGTAGTTATCTAGAAGTCTTTTTGCGCGCAAACGACATTAATCATCTAGTACTAACAGGTGTGTCTACGAGTGGCGCAGTTTTAAGTACGGCATTGGAAAGTGTAGATAAAGATTACTACATTACCATTTTAGAAGATGCTGTTGGTGATAGATCAGATGATAAACATGATTTCATAATAGAGCAAATTTTAACGCGCTCATGCGATATTGAATCTGTAGAATCATGGAAAAGTAGTTTGTCATAA
- a CDS encoding adhesin: MAIYRGKPFRFYVKLSCSAIMVSSIMLTNTIPYFAEAATENDTVSTNDRLAKQDLLDKLEQAKHQIQQLTQLSAETKENYKEQLNQAKSASQIDDILKRAKDVEGKSQKGVSIETDKQRDLDKNLDQLLTDLNELSSKVDKGQLNAASKHDVLKNDASTFISNNGKESNHTNDEAMVDQALADLNHFNQKTHKVNNHESDKSKDASMTATINHPDLNKGNTSQGILNEVISSEENQSHDNRLTDKLQGSDKINHAMIERLAKGDTQTKHYTFNKLKALKSLDQRIADTSLSKSQKADLLNEVDKTKERIKNQRSIILDQLAQTKDKKAATKTILENVFNKDEADKILKTIQLKGQTDQQIADQITRNIDRLSLTTSDDILTTMVEQSKDKKALLSQILQTKLGKTEADKLAKEWINKGLSNQQIIEQLKKYFASTGDTSSDDILKAILNNAKDKKRAIETILATRIEQQKAKLLADLITKMETDQNKILKLVKSALAGKADDLLNLQKRLNQAKKDLDYIFSPILNRPSLLDRLNKSGKSSDLDKLSRLLNQGSNLLDSIPDIPTPKPEKTLTLGKGNGLLSGLLNDDGNVSLPKAGETLKQHWVQIAVVVGAFGLLMIWMSRRKKVKCKA, from the coding sequence ATGGCTATATATCGAGGAAAACCATTTCGATTTTATGTGAAATTGTCTTGCTCAGCAATAATGGTGAGTAGCATTATGCTGACGAATACCATACCCTATTTTGCAGAAGCTGCAACGGAAAATGATACAGTTTCTACAAATGACAGATTAGCTAAACAAGATTTATTAGATAAACTTGAACAAGCAAAACATCAGATTCAACAGTTAACTCAGTTGTCGGCTGAGACGAAAGAAAATTATAAAGAACAATTAAATCAGGCAAAATCGGCATCACAAATAGATGATATTTTAAAGCGTGCCAAAGATGTAGAGGGTAAGTCGCAAAAAGGTGTAAGCATTGAAACAGATAAACAACGTGATTTAGATAAGAACTTGGATCAATTGTTAACAGATTTGAATGAATTGTCTTCAAAGGTTGATAAGGGTCAACTAAATGCTGCATCAAAACACGATGTATTAAAGAATGATGCGTCAACATTCATTTCAAATAACGGTAAAGAATCTAACCATACTAATGATGAAGCTATGGTAGATCAAGCATTGGCAGATTTGAATCATTTTAATCAAAAAACTCATAAAGTGAATAACCATGAATCAGACAAATCAAAAGACGCATCAATGACTGCAACAATTAATCATCCTGATTTAAATAAAGGTAACACTAGTCAGGGAATTTTAAATGAAGTCATTTCTAGTGAAGAAAATCAAAGTCATGATAATCGGCTCACGGACAAATTGCAAGGAAGTGACAAAATAAATCATGCCATGATTGAACGTTTGGCTAAGGGTGACACACAAACAAAGCACTATACATTTAATAAATTGAAAGCTTTAAAATCATTAGATCAACGTATTGCAGATACGTCACTTTCTAAAAGTCAAAAAGCTGATTTACTGAACGAAGTAGATAAGACAAAAGAGCGTATTAAAAATCAGCGTAGTATAATTTTAGATCAACTTGCACAGACTAAGGATAAAAAGGCTGCGACGAAAACGATTTTAGAAAATGTATTTAATAAAGACGAAGCTGACAAAATATTGAAAACGATACAATTGAAAGGTCAGACAGACCAACAAATTGCTGATCAAATTACTCGTAACATTGATCGATTATCATTGACAACAAGTGATGACATATTAACAACCATGGTTGAACAATCTAAAGATAAAAAGGCTTTGTTATCTCAAATATTGCAAACTAAATTAGGTAAGACAGAAGCCGATAAATTGGCTAAGGAATGGATAAATAAAGGATTATCAAATCAACAAATTATTGAACAATTGAAAAAGTATTTTGCATCAACTGGAGATACGTCTTCAGATGATATTCTAAAAGCGATATTGAATAATGCAAAAGATAAAAAACGAGCTATTGAAACAATTTTAGCAACACGTATCGAACAACAAAAGGCAAAATTATTGGCCGATTTAATTACTAAAATGGAAACAGATCAAAATAAAATATTAAAATTGGTTAAATCAGCATTAGCGGGTAAAGCTGATGACTTATTGAATTTACAAAAACGACTTAATCAAGCTAAAAAAGATTTAGATTATATTTTTTCACCAATTTTAAACCGTCCGAGTCTATTAGATCGATTGAACAAAAGTGGTAAATCATCGGACTTGGATAAATTATCAAGACTTTTGAATCAAGGGTCAAATTTATTAGATAGTATTCCAGACATACCAACACCTAAACCTGAAAAAACTTTAACACTAGGTAAAGGGAATGGTTTATTGAGTGGTTTATTAAACGATGATGGTAATGTATCGTTACCTAAAGCAGGGGAAACATTAAAACAACATTGGGTACAGATAGCTGTAGTTGTTGGAGCATTCGGTTTGTTAATGATTTGGATGTCACGACGCAAGAAAGTAAAATGTAAAGCATAA
- the gtfB gene encoding accessory Sec system glycosylation chaperone GtfB — MIKLFDHFNDNSRKLYQSFIASTLEDDLTIVLNDNGFLPDEIITPYRFFAGTQNFENTTPRFFNQINVPTFWEIKGNNNSAVITDMGRVRGKIFYQSAEKPRIVHRVEWYDEQQRVRFVDHYSKHGVKFAQTIFDINHKAILKKYMTADGKEVIYENFVTSDVILDWQGKSYFFPSKLSFALFFIKQLNVAGHHFVINSLALPFSVIYNLPNYGRDVLVWQEECRGNVPGNMQLMCRGDMKRDCNIIIPDKEEYETIMSVADNKVKSRVFKGGYLYNYQSRTRYAKEILILTNSDQLRNIRSLVETLPEFKFHIAAITEMSPKLMHYDQYANVYLYPSINMAMVNELYQLCDIYLDINESNEILNAVQRAFDHELLILGYQQTAHNTKVTPSEHLFEHIGDGEIANDKLIKMLEKLKHHQDFHNALMTQKAQAHEVTLEQFESIFKQALDK; from the coding sequence ATGATTAAATTATTCGATCATTTTAATGACAATTCACGTAAACTTTATCAATCTTTTATAGCAAGCACATTGGAAGATGATTTAACAATTGTATTGAATGACAATGGCTTTTTACCAGATGAGATTATTACACCATATCGATTTTTTGCGGGGACTCAAAATTTTGAAAATACGACACCACGATTTTTTAATCAGATAAATGTACCTACGTTTTGGGAAATTAAAGGTAATAATAATTCAGCTGTGATTACAGATATGGGGCGTGTTCGAGGTAAAATATTTTATCAAAGTGCTGAAAAACCTAGAATTGTTCATCGTGTAGAATGGTACGATGAACAACAGCGCGTACGATTTGTTGACCATTACTCTAAGCATGGCGTTAAATTTGCCCAAACAATTTTTGATATAAACCATAAGGCTATTTTGAAAAAATATATGACAGCTGATGGTAAAGAAGTGATTTATGAAAACTTTGTTACGTCTGATGTCATATTAGACTGGCAAGGAAAGTCTTACTTTTTCCCATCAAAACTCTCATTTGCATTGTTTTTTATAAAACAGTTAAATGTTGCGGGTCATCATTTTGTCATTAATTCATTAGCATTACCATTTTCAGTGATATATAATTTGCCGAATTATGGTCGTGATGTTTTAGTATGGCAAGAAGAGTGTCGAGGTAATGTCCCAGGAAATATGCAATTGATGTGTAGAGGCGATATGAAGCGGGATTGTAACATTATTATTCCAGATAAAGAAGAATATGAAACAATTATGAGTGTAGCAGATAATAAAGTTAAATCGCGTGTTTTTAAAGGTGGCTATTTATATAATTACCAAAGTCGTACTCGTTATGCTAAAGAAATATTAATATTAACAAATTCAGATCAACTTCGTAACATCAGGTCATTAGTTGAAACATTGCCAGAGTTTAAGTTTCATATTGCTGCTATTACTGAGATGTCTCCAAAGTTAATGCATTATGATCAATATGCAAATGTTTATCTATATCCTTCAATTAATATGGCTATGGTTAATGAACTTTATCAATTATGTGATATATATCTTGATATTAATGAAAGTAATGAAATATTGAATGCAGTTCAACGAGCATTTGACCATGAGTTGTTAATTCTAGGGTATCAGCAAACAGCACACAATACTAAGGTAACACCATCAGAGCATTTATTTGAACATATAGGCGATGGTGAAATTGCCAATGATAAGTTAATTAAAATGTTAGAAAAGTTGAAACACCATCAAGATTTTCACAATGCATTGATGACTCAAAAAGCGCAAGCACATGAAGTTACACTTGAGCAATTTGAAAGCATTTTTAAACAAGCACTAGATAAATAG